A region from the Panicum hallii strain FIL2 chromosome 1, PHallii_v3.1, whole genome shotgun sequence genome encodes:
- the LOC112878546 gene encoding mitochondrial fission protein ELM1 has product MRPIRLPEPPGVDGMETPEIFSGGGGAATVVRRAVLIGNGSPGAENQCLGLARALGLADNLTLYRVTRPRGGINELLHFLPISLHKFLDQVLRKFFRNTRFAIVVQGRKPYRVPNAGSVGLSTVLEADVKKIVTVAHDTYEKEGPTLIVACGWDTISYSSLIKKVASDNVFVIQIQHPRSRLDRFDLVVTPRHDYYALTASGQQEVPRLFRRWITPQEPPGSNVVLTVGALHQADSAALRLAAIAWHDELAPLPKPLLVVNIGGPTRNCKYGVDLAKQLISSLYNVLDSCGSVRISFSRRTPWKVTDIVFKEFAGHPKVYIWDGEEPNPHMGHLAWADAFVITADSISMLSEACSTGKPVYVIGTEHCKWKFSAFHKTLRERGVVRPFTGLEDISNSWSYAPLNDAIEVATRVREVIAERGWTVG; this is encoded by the exons ATGCGGCCGATCCGGCTGCCCGAGCCGCCGGGCGTCGACGGCATGGAGACGCCCGAGATcttctccggcggcggcggtgccgccACCGTcgtccgccgcgccgtcctcatCGGCAACGGCTCCCCCGGCGCCGAGAACCAGTGCCTCGGCCTCGCCCGCGCCCTCGGCCTCGCGGACAACCTCACCCTCTAC CGTGTCACGAGGCCGAGAGGAGGGATCAACGAGTTGCTGCACTTTCTCCCCATTTCCCTGCACAAGTTTTTAGACCAAGTGCTCAGGAAGTTCTTCCGAAACACGAGGTTCGCGATAGTGGTTCAGGGGAGGAAGCCATATCGTGTCCCAAATGCCGGTTCAGTTGGGTTGTCCACAGTTCTGGAAGCTGATGTCAAGAAGATTGTGACCGTGGCTCACGATACATACGAGAA GGAAGGTCCAACATTAATTGTCGCGTGTGGCTGGGACACCATATCATATTCAAGCTTGATAAAGAAAGTAGCTTCAGATAATGTGTTTGTCATTCAG ATCCAGCACCCCAGGTCTCGCCTTGATAGGTTTGATTTGGTGGTGACTCCTCGCCATGATTACTATGCTTTAACTGCTAGTGGACAACAAGAAGTTCCACGCCTGTTCCGGAGATGGATTACTCCGCAGGAACCACCCGGGAGCAATGTG GTGCTTACTGTTGGTGCACTACACCAAGCTGATTCTGCTGCGCTACGGCTTGCTGCTATAGCTTGGCATGATGAACTTGCCCCTTTGCCTAAGCCATTGCTTGTTGTCAACATCGGTGGACCCACAA GGAATTGCAAATACGGTGTAGACCTTGCCAAACAGCTCATAAGTTCTCTGTATAATGTGCTAGATAGCTGTGGGAGTGTCAGAATTTCATTCTCTCGGAGAACACCTTGGAAG GTCACTGATATTGTATTTAAAGAATTTGCTGGACATCCGAAGGTCTATATTTGGGATGGTGAAG AACCTAACCCTCACATGGGACATCTTGCATGGGCTGATGCTTTTGTTATAACAGCAGACTCGATAAGTATGTTAAGTGAGGCATGCAGCACAGG GAAACCTGTTTATGTTATTGGGACCGAGCATTGTAAATGGAAGTTTTCAGCTTTTCACAAGACTCTGCGGGAGCGAGGGGTTGTGCGCCCGTTCACTGGATTGGAAGAT